TTGgaatgtaaattaaatcataattaattaaattatgcaaaataataataatttgtaaaaCAGTGTGccattattttcaaaacatgtaTTTCATTCAATCCAGAAGCTGACATTCGAACGGCAGTCGTCCCTCTTTTAAAGCCTGCCCCAAAATTCTGGTGATTCTGGTTTTCTGCATCCaaagtaaaaaatatacatattcgTTGCCCCCCGTTCTGGCATGCATCCAAAGATACCAAACACATACGCGTACCGTCACGTCGTCAACTCTGCATTGGTGCTATATTTGGATTAGCAACATTTGCAATTCCGAAGTCCATAGTCTACTATACGATAGATATCGTCAGCGATTGAATGACGCTACTACACTGTAGTTGAATCTTCCGATTATGTTTCCCACCGTAGCATAGCGACGGTCAAGCGAACATCATTAAATCATTATCGTATCTACGCTTATTTGCAATCCCTTTCGCTTACATTCCTTCCACCAATTTAATTCCACTTCAACGTGATTCACAATGTCAATTCTGTACATTAGGAAAATGCATGTGATCTGTATATTCGTGAGGTGTTTACTTATTTCTATCGCAATACATACTCTACTCCTGTTGGATTTGTGTCGTAGGCAATCCGCTCAGCTGTGCTAGATATATCGACACCTATGTTtcgttaaacaaaatatttatctaATTCCTGTTTCTTCCTTTATCAGACCAGAAGTCAGCTGTTAGCTGTGTAAAACCTAAACTTGTCTGGTGTTGGTCCAGAAATAGTCACTGAACCAACGTCGTGTTGTAATCCCCGAGGACTGCTTATCACTTATCGCTTTTAATCGAAATGCTTTTCAACTGTGTTGCACTGCTTTTCATCGTGCGAAATCCAGAAACTTCTTGTCATCATTGGTGACCGAATGATGCAAACTGCCTGTCGCCGGGTCATTAGAGCTTAGCCTTTCGATTATACATCGGTAAATCGAGGGCACGAAGGTGCGTGAGCAGCAACTCAATGTACTCGTCTCGATGCTTGTGGAAGTGTCCAACGTGGGGCGACTTATCCCAGCACTTTAACGAGGTCTAACGAGGGAAGGAAGATAAGCACAATGTGGGTTACTATTGGTTGAAAACGTTTCAATAGAACTTGACGTACCTTCACACCGACGGATTCCCAAATACCACGTAGCCGATTGTTTGCCTTTTCCGTGCCAACTGGATCGGTTTTTGAAACGAGCAACAACGCCGGACACAGGGCCGGTTCGTGATGGAAGAGATGCGTACATTTCACGTAATACTGAGTAGCTTCCTCGTGGAACAGCTTCATATGATAGCTGCAAATGGGTCAAGCATGAACAGACGCGTCCAGAGTACAAGTGCTCGTATAGCGCCGATAAGCCCGCTACTTACTTGATGTAGTTACGTAGCACACCCTGGAGCGTTGCATTATGGGGCAGCACTGCGTGTGGTACGCCAACCGGGATTTCCGTTATATCCGCCAGACTATCCCACACCTGACCACGAATTTTTTCCAACACGCGCCTGCCGTGCGGGTCAGCATGTAGTTTAACCAAACACTCACCCCAAAGGTAGCCACCGACGGAAAATCCGTGTATCACGATGCCCTCGGGAAAATCGTTGTTGGAGAGAAATTTCACGATATCCGCCGCAACTTTCTGAGAGCCGTAAACTGGCCACACCAATTGCCAGGGTGTTATGTGAACGCATAGCACATCGAAACCCTGTTCCAGGTAAAATTCAGCGTACTTGGCCAGATGTTTTTCCGACGCTTGTAACCAGGCAAAGATGAACACCAACGGCTTATCGAGCGTGGCAGTTAACCTGCGGAAAGAGTAGCACGATGAAAAAATGAtcgtaaatagaaaaaatgagctttatttACCGTAAAGATTGATTATCTTTTGGGTACGATTGCTTCTGGTTGGTGAAGAATGTCATGTTTTTGGTAAAGCTAACTTGTTCTATTGGACCTTGGGAAACCATGGTTGGGTTGGATGGTAACTGTTGCGAATACTGCGAAATTGAAATTGGAAGTACAATTACACA
The DNA window shown above is from Anopheles funestus chromosome 3RL, idAnoFuneDA-416_04, whole genome shotgun sequence and carries:
- the LOC125767499 gene encoding uncharacterized protein LOC125767499 isoform X1 is translated as MLFQSSSRVLLNRWVNHFGTFEASTKSRQLRQIGGIGQLSVLVQFTAPYSGLKERLKEPNIIGIRGYQQYSQQLPSNPTMVSQGPIEQVSFTKNMTFFTNQKQSYPKDNQSLRLTATLDKPLVFIFAWLQASEKHLAKYAEFYLEQGFDVLCVHITPWQLVWPVYGSQKVAADIVKFLSNNDFPEGIVIHGFSVGGYLWGECLVKLHADPHGRRVLEKIRGQVWDSLADITEIPVGVPHAVLPHNATLQGVLRNYINYHMKLFHEEATQYYVKCTHLFHHEPALCPALLLVSKTDPVGTEKANNRLRGIWESVGVKTSLKCWDKSPHVGHFHKHRDEYIELLLTHLRALDLPMYNRKAKL
- the LOC125767499 gene encoding uncharacterized protein LOC125767499 isoform X2, translating into MLFQSSSRVLLNRWVNHFGTFEASTKSRQLRQIGGIGQLSVLVQFTAPYSGLKERLKEPNIIGIRGYQQLPSNPTMVSQGPIEQVSFTKNMTFFTNQKQSYPKDNQSLRLTATLDKPLVFIFAWLQASEKHLAKYAEFYLEQGFDVLCVHITPWQLVWPVYGSQKVAADIVKFLSNNDFPEGIVIHGFSVGGYLWGECLVKLHADPHGRRVLEKIRGQVWDSLADITEIPVGVPHAVLPHNATLQGVLRNYINYHMKLFHEEATQYYVKCTHLFHHEPALCPALLLVSKTDPVGTEKANNRLRGIWESVGVKTSLKCWDKSPHVGHFHKHRDEYIELLLTHLRALDLPMYNRKAKL
- the LOC125767499 gene encoding uncharacterized protein LOC125767499 isoform X3, whose product is MVSQGPIEQVSFTKNMTFFTNQKQSYPKDNQSLRLTATLDKPLVFIFAWLQASEKHLAKYAEFYLEQGFDVLCVHITPWQLVWPVYGSQKVAADIVKFLSNNDFPEGIVIHGFSVGGYLWGECLVKLHADPHGRRVLEKIRGQVWDSLADITEIPVGVPHAVLPHNATLQGVLRNYINYHMKLFHEEATQYYVKCTHLFHHEPALCPALLLVSKTDPVGTEKANNRLRGIWESVGVKTSLKCWDKSPHVGHFHKHRDEYIELLLTHLRALDLPMYNRKAKL